A window of Citrus sinensis cultivar Valencia sweet orange chromosome 7, DVS_A1.0, whole genome shotgun sequence contains these coding sequences:
- the LOC102627879 gene encoding probable receptor-like protein kinase At2g23200 isoform X4 has protein sequence MAKNQTMKVPKSSSPLIFLLHLLSVGLTCAAYSLPDRYFINCGSDTEVTSGNRIFRGDRDSDSISFSEPSYPVKNSSQLPDTLALYQTARVFNQSSYYEFDISSNGTYLVRLHFFAFSSAINLYKAVFNVSTSHPFLLLHNFNVQNSSQSPVIKDFFLSITQGKFCVYFRPQESSFAFVSAIEVFLVDPLPLSFIPDEASHVGPIGIKTNDYRGIHSKALQTIFRINVGGHMISQENDTLGRNWIPDDSYLYNPDTAKPFESTANLNYGYRGIVSEYTAPDSVYQTAKQMNITNSRLSNNFNITWCFNVSKNARHFVRVHFCDIVSPSPNVFKFFLYIDGTYSQEINPYTADIYQTATPFYFDFEVDSNDRGIMNISVGPKAEAGSKPDAYLNGLEIMEIMEKSGTVPVVNGHKNKHVMVVVGSVLGGLLLICILAVVLFFVLRYRKQKPDEFPLALELSPLHVCKGGSSHGKVPEGTGGSPMPNVDLGLKIPFVEIQFATHNFDRKLVIGKGGFGNVYKGTLRNGMKVAVKRSEPGSGQGLSEFQTEIIVLSKIRHRHLVSLIGYCDERSEMILVYEFMEKGTLRDHLYKSKSPCLSWIQRLEICIGAARGLHYLHEGSAGRIIHRDVKSTNILLDKNHVAKVADFGLSRLGTRDENHVSTAVKGTFGYLDPEYFRSQQLTDKSDVFSFGVVLFEVLCARPAINASLPREQVNLADWAMLCKNKGHLEEIVDPLIKVQISPNSLRKFAEIAEKCLRDDGDDRPTMRDVLWDLEYALQLQQTARTREPHEDSINDASSALPFPNVRRFPSYSVSMNEVDMPILRDQDTSISSESKVFSQLGIADAR, from the exons ATGGCAAAGAATCAAACCATGAAAGTCCCCAAATCTTCATCCCCACTCATTTTTCTCCTCCATCTCTTGTCAGTTGGACTTACTTGTGCAGCATATAGTCTTCCAGACAGGTATTTCATCAACTGTGGTTCAGACACCGAAGTGACTTCTGGCAATCGGATATTCAGAGGGGACCGGGATTCAGATTCCATCTCCTTTTCAGAGCCGAGCTATCCTGTTAAAAACAGCAGCCAGTTACCTGATACATTAGCTCTCTATCAGACAGCAAGAGTTTTCAATCAATCATCTTACTACGAGTTCGATATCAGCAGTAACGGCACTTATCTAGTACGCCTTcatttctttgctttttcctCTGCAATCAATCTCTACAAAGCTGTTTTCAACGTTTCCACTTCCCATCCGTTTTTGTTGTTGCATAATTTTAATGTCCAAAACAGTAGCCAGTCTCCGGTAATAAAGGACTTCTTTCTTAGCATCACTCAAGGAAAATTCTGTGTCTACTTTAGGCCCCAAGAATCATCTTTCGCGTTTGTTAGTGCCATTGAAGTCTTCCTTGTGGACCCTTTAC CTCTAAGTTTCATTCCTGATGAGGCTTCACATGTTGGTCCTATAGGAATTAAGACTAATGATTACCGGGGAATTCACTCAAAGGCTCTACAGACAATTTTTAGGATCAATGTTGGTGGCCATATGATTTCGCAAGAGAATGACACTCTAGGGAGGAACTGGATTCCTGATGATAGTTATCTCTACAATCCAGATACAGCAAAACCTTTTGAGTCTACAGCTAATCTTAACTATGGCTATCGGGGAATAGTTAGTGAATACACTGCTCCGGATTCTGTTTACCAGACTGCAAAGCAGATGAATATAACTAACAGTAGGCTTTCTAATAACTTCAACATAACATGGTGTTTTAACGTGAGTAAGAATGCTAGGCACTTTGTTCGGGTTCATTTCTGTGACATTGTTAGCCCATCTCCgaatgttttcaaattttttctctATATCGATGGCACCTATTCGCAAGAAATCAACCCGTACACAGCAGATATTTACCAGACTGCAAcacctttttattttgatttcgaGGTTGATTCGAATGATCGTGGAATTATGAACATCAGTGTAGGCCCTAAAGCAGAAGCAGGGAGTAAGCCTGATGCATATTTGAATGGGCTTGAGATAATGGAGATTATGGAGAAATCGGGTACAGTTCCTGTGGTGAATGGACATAAGAACAAGCATGTCATGGTTGTAGTTGGCTCAGTGCTTGGAGGTTTGCTTCTGATTTGCATATTGGCAGTTgtattgttttttgttttgagatACAGAAAGCAAAAGCCTGATGAATTTCCTTTGGCTTTGGAGTTGTCTCCATTACATGTGTGTAAAGGAGGGAGTTCTCATGGTAAGGTGCCTGAGGGAACTGGCGGCTCCCCAATGCCTAATGTAGACCTTGGATTAAAAATTCCTTTTGTAGAAATTCAGTTTGCGACGCACAATTTTGATAGAAAGTTAGTGATCGGCAAGGGAGGCTTTGGGAATGTCTACAAAGGAACTCTCAGGAACGGCATGAAAGTTGCTGTAAAACGAAGCGAACCAGGCTCAGGCCAAGGCCTTTCAGAATTCCAAACTGAAATAATAGTCTTATCAAAAATTCGCCACCGCCATCTTGTTTCCTTAATTGGGTATTGTGATGAACGGTCTGAGATGATACTAGTGTATGAGTTCATGGAAAAAGGGACTTTGAGGGATCACCTATACAAGTCAAAGTCGCCCTGTTTGTCCTGGATACAGAGGCTTGAAATATGCATTGGTGCAGCAAGAGGTCTTCATTATCTACACGAAGGTTCAGCTGGCAGAATCATTCACCGTGATGTGAAGTCCACAAACATTTTGCTGGACAAAAATCATGTTGCCAAAGTTGCTGATTTTGGCCTTTCAAGATTGGGTACGCGTGATGAAAACCACGTCAGCACAGCTGTTAAAGGAACTTTTGGTTATCTTGATCCTGAGTACTTCCGGTCACAACAATTAACAGACAAATCTGATGTTTTCTCATTTGGTGTTGTCCTTTTCGAGGTTCTATGTGCAAGACCAGCCATCAATGCCTCACTCCCAAGAGAGCAAGTGAACCTGGCTGATTGGGCAATGCTTTGCAAGAACAAAGGGCATCTTGAGGAGATCGTAGATCCTTTGATAAAGGTTCAGATCAGTCCAAACTCATTGAGGAAATTTGCTGAGATAGCTGAGAAATGTTTGCGggatgatggtgatgacaGACCAACAATGCGCGATGTGTTGTGGGACTTGGAGTATGCATTACAGCTTCAACAAACTGCAAGGACAAGAGAGCCACATGAAGACAGTATAAACGATGCTTCATCTGCATTACCATTCCCTAATGTCAGGCGTTTTCCTTCATATAGCGTGTCGATGAACGAAGTTGATATGCCCATTTTGAGAGACCAGGACACTTCAATCTCATCCGAAAGCAAAGTCTTCTCTCAGCTGGGAATTGCAGATGCCAGGTAA
- the LOC102627879 gene encoding probable receptor-like protein kinase At2g23200 isoform X2 has product MAKNQTMKVPKSSSPLIFLLHLLSVGLTCAAYSLPDRYFINCGSDTEVTSGNRIFRGDRDSDSISFSEPSYPVKNSSQLPDTLALYQTARVFNQSSYYEFDISSNGTYLVRLHFFAFSSAINLYKAVFNVSTSHPFLLLHNFNVQNSSQSPVIKDFFLSITQGKFCVYFRPQESSFAFVSAIEVFLVDPLPLSSIPDNGPHVSPIGTKTNSYPGIHSKALQTIWRINVGGPMISQENDKLGGNWIPDDSYLYNPDTAKKVESTANLNYGYRGIVSEYTAPDSVYQTAKQMNINNSRLSNNFNITWRFNVSKNARHFIRVHFCDIVSPSPNVFKFFLYIDGTYSQEINPYSPYTDISQLATPFYFDFVVDPNDRGIMNISVGPKEEAGSERDAYLNGLEIMEIMEKSGTVPVENGHKKKHVMVVVGSVLGGLLLICILAVVLFFVLRYRKQKPDEFPLALELSPLHVCKGGSSHGKVPEGTGGSPMPNVDLGLKIPFVEIQFATHNFDRKLVIGKGGFGNVYKGTLRNGMKVAVKRSEPGSGQGLSEFQTEIIVLSKIRHRHLVSLIGYCDERSEMILVYEFMEKGTLRDHLYKSKSPCLSWIQRLEICIGAARGLHYLHEGSAGRIIHRDVKSTNILLDKNHVAKVADFGLSRLGTRDENHVSTAVKGTFGYLDPEYFRSQQLTDKSDVFSFGVVLFEVLCARPAINASLPREQVNLADWAMLCKNKGHLEEIVDPLIKVQISPNSLRKFAEIAEKCLRDDGDDRPTMRDVLWDLEYALQLQQTARTREPHEDSINDASSALPFPNVRRFPSYSVSMNEVDMPILRDQDTSISSESKVFSQLGIADAR; this is encoded by the exons ATGGCAAAGAATCAAACCATGAAAGTCCCCAAATCTTCATCCCCACTCATTTTTCTCCTCCATCTCTTGTCAGTTGGACTTACTTGTGCAGCATATAGTCTTCCAGACAGGTATTTCATCAACTGTGGTTCAGACACCGAAGTGACTTCTGGCAATCGGATATTCAGAGGGGACCGGGATTCAGATTCCATCTCCTTTTCAGAGCCGAGCTATCCTGTTAAAAACAGCAGCCAGTTACCTGATACATTAGCTCTCTATCAGACAGCAAGAGTTTTCAATCAATCATCTTACTACGAGTTCGATATCAGCAGTAACGGCACTTATCTAGTACGCCTTcatttctttgctttttcctCTGCAATCAATCTCTACAAAGCTGTTTTCAACGTTTCCACTTCCCATCCGTTTTTGTTGTTGCATAATTTTAATGTCCAAAACAGTAGCCAGTCTCCGGTAATAAAGGACTTCTTTCTTAGCATCACTCAAGGAAAATTCTGTGTCTACTTTAGGCCCCAAGAATCATCTTTCGCGTTTGTTAGTGCCATTGAAGTCTTCCTTGTGGACCCTTTACCTCTAAGTTCCATTCCTGATAATGGTCCACATGTTAGTCCTATAGGAACTAAGACTAATTCTTACCCGGGAATTCACTCAAAGGCTCTACAGACAATTTGGAGGATCAATGTTGGTGGCCCTATGATTTCGCAGGAGAATGACAAGCTAGGGGGGAACTGGATTCCTGATGATAGTTATCTGTACAATCCAGATACAGCAAAAAAAGTTGAGTCTACAGCTAATCTTAACTATGGCTATCGGGGAATAGTTAGTGAATACACTGCTCCGGATTCTGTTTACCAGACTGCAAAACAgatgaatataaataacagTAGGCTTTCTAATAACTTCAACATAACATGGCGATTTAACGTGAGTAAGAATGCTAGGCACTTTATTCGGGTTCATTTCTGTGACATTGTTAGCCCATCTCCgaatgttttcaaattttttctctATATCGATGGCACCTATTCGCAAGAAATCAACCCGTACAGCCCGTACACCGATATTTCACAGTTGGCAAcacctttttattttgatttcgtGGTTGATCCGAATGATCGTGGAATTATGAACATCAGTGTAGGCCCTAAAGAAGAGGCAGGGAGTGAGCGTGATGCATATTTGAATGGGCTTGAGATAATGGAGATTATGGAGAAATCGGGTACAGTTCCTGTGGAGAATGGACATAAGAAAAAGCATGTCATGGTAGTAGTTGGCTCAGTGCTTGGAG GTTTGCTTCTGATTTGCATATTGGCAGTTgtattgttttttgttttgagatACAGAAAGCAAAAGCCTGATGAATTTCCTTTGGCTTTGGAGTTGTCTCCATTACATGTGTGTAAAGGAGGGAGTTCTCATGGTAAGGTGCCTGAGGGAACTGGCGGCTCCCCAATGCCTAATGTAGACCTTGGATTAAAAATTCCTTTTGTAGAAATTCAGTTTGCGACGCACAATTTTGATAGAAAGTTAGTGATCGGCAAGGGAGGCTTTGGGAATGTCTACAAAGGAACTCTCAGGAACGGCATGAAAGTTGCTGTAAAACGAAGCGAACCAGGCTCAGGCCAAGGCCTTTCAGAATTCCAAACTGAAATAATAGTCTTATCAAAAATTCGCCACCGCCATCTTGTTTCCTTAATTGGGTATTGTGATGAACGGTCTGAGATGATACTAGTGTATGAGTTCATGGAAAAAGGGACTTTGAGGGATCACCTATACAAGTCAAAGTCGCCCTGTTTGTCCTGGATACAGAGGCTTGAAATATGCATTGGTGCAGCAAGAGGTCTTCATTATCTACACGAAGGTTCAGCTGGCAGAATCATTCACCGTGATGTGAAGTCCACAAACATTTTGCTGGACAAAAATCATGTTGCCAAAGTTGCTGATTTTGGCCTTTCAAGATTGGGTACGCGTGATGAAAACCACGTCAGCACAGCTGTTAAAGGAACTTTTGGTTATCTTGATCCTGAGTACTTCCGGTCACAACAATTAACAGACAAATCTGATGTTTTCTCATTTGGTGTTGTCCTTTTCGAGGTTCTATGTGCAAGACCAGCCATCAATGCCTCACTCCCAAGAGAGCAAGTGAACCTGGCTGATTGGGCAATGCTTTGCAAGAACAAAGGGCATCTTGAGGAGATCGTAGATCCTTTGATAAAGGTTCAGATCAGTCCAAACTCATTGAGGAAATTTGCTGAGATAGCTGAGAAATGTTTGCGggatgatggtgatgacaGACCAACAATGCGCGATGTGTTGTGGGACTTGGAGTATGCATTACAGCTTCAACAAACTGCAAGGACAAGAGAGCCACATGAAGACAGTATAAACGATGCTTCATCTGCATTACCATTCCCTAATGTCAGGCGTTTTCCTTCATATAGCGTGTCGATGAACGAAGTTGATATGCCCATTTTGAGAGACCAGGACACTTCAATCTCATCCGAAAGCAAAGTCTTCTCTCAGCTGGGAATTGCAGATGCCAG
- the LOC102609326 gene encoding coumarin 8-geranyltransferase 1b, chloroplastic-like, protein MGILKALVPAVLMNIYVVTLNQLYDVEIDKVNKPDLPLASGDFSRGTGIAIALISSLTSLTMGVMFRSPPLLLALIIWFLLGSAYSIQLPFLRWKGHPFLAPFSMMILMGLVYQLLFFIHIQKYMLARPVVITKPLVFATAFMCVLSFANGLLKDVPDVDGDRKFDIQTLSVIVGRERVFWLCVSMMLTAYGAAILVGASSSFPLSKLVTVICHSILAFILWLRAKTVDLSSNASTLSFYMFIWKVHYVEYLLIHFVR, encoded by the exons ATGGGAATATTGAAG GCCTTGGTGCCCGCGGTACTAATGAACATTTATGTGGTGACCTTAAACCAGCTCTATGATGTTGAAATAGACAAG GTTAACAAGCCTGATCTCCCACTTGCTTCTGGTGATTTCTCAAGGGGAACTGGAATCGCAATTGCTTTAATATCTTCATTGACA AGTCTGACTATGGGAGTCATGTTTCGATCTCCACCACTTCTTTTGGCCCTCATCATATGGTTCCTACTTGGAAGCGCTTATTCCATCCAA CTTCCCTTTCTAAGATGGAAAGGACATCCATTTCTTGCGCCGTTCTccatgatgattttgatgggCCTTGTATATCAATTGCTATTCTTCATTCACATCCAg AAATACATGCTTGCAAGACCTGTAGTAATTACAAAACCATTGGTATTTGCAACCGCTTTCATGTGCGTATTATCCTTTGCAAATGGTCTTCTAAAG GATGTACCTGATGTCGATGGCGACAGGAAATTTGACATCCAAACACTCAGTGTCATTGTAGGGAGAGAAAGA GTATTTTGGCTTTGTGTTTCTATGATGTTAACTGCCTATGGAGCTGCTATATTAGTTGGAGCTTCTTCATCttttccactaagcaagcttGTCACT GTAATTTGCCACAGCATACTTGCTTTCATTCTGTGGCTTCGAGCTAAAACTGTTGATCTCTCCAGTAATGCATCAACACTTTCCTTTTACATGTTCATTTGGAAG GTACACTATGTTGAATACCTCCTCATTCATTTTGTACGTTGA
- the LOC102609594 gene encoding G-type lectin S-receptor-like serine/threonine-protein kinase CES101, producing the protein MDRFAVFISFVASVSAVFLMLALTFGLSSKYFFYSPLAISFLILSITLAAVAILGLIFYGVRRKPRSRGENLMMFDLDLNLKADPANNKRTKGSKKKEVDQLPLFSFSSVSTATNKFSDANRLGEGGFGPVYTGVLKNGDEIAVKMLSGRSGQGLREVKNEASVIAKVQHKNLVRLLGCCIDRDEKIPIYEYMPVIS; encoded by the exons ATGGATCGCTTTGCAGTCTTCATTAGTTTTGTTGCCTCGGTATCTGCTGTCTTCTTGATGTTAGCATTGACGTTTGGTTTATCtagtaaatatttcttttatagtCCACTAGCAATTTCTTTCTTAATCTTGTCGATCACTCTGGCAGCAGTGGCCATTTTGGGCTTGATTTTCTATGGTGTGAGGAGAAAGCCCAGAAGCAGAG GCGAGAATTTGATGATGTTTGATTTGGATTTGAACCTGAAAGCCGATCCCGCAAACAATAAACGGACAAAAGGAAGCAAAAAGAAGGAAGTTGATCAATTGCCCTTATTCAGTTTTTCCAGTGTTTCTACTGCAACAAATAAATTCTCCGACGCAAATAGGCTCGGAGAGGGTGGTTTTGGACCTGTTTATACG GGAGTGTTAAAAAACGGAGATGAGATAGCAGTGAAAATGCTTTCAGGAAGGTCTGGACAAGGATTGCGAGAGGTAAAAAATGAAGCTTCAGTGATAGCCAAGGTTCAGCACAAGAATCTTGTTAGACTTTTGGGCTGCTGCATTGATAGAGATGAGAAGATTCCGATCTATGAATACATGCCAGTGATAAGTTAA
- the LOC102627879 gene encoding probable receptor-like protein kinase At2g23200 isoform X1 yields the protein MAKNQTMKVPKSSSPLIFLLHLLSVGLTCAAYSLPDRYFINCGSDTEVTSGNRIFRGDRDSDSISFSEPSYPVKNSSQLPDTLALYQTARVFNQSSYYEFDISSNGTYLVRLHFFAFSSAINLYKAVFNVSTSHPFLLLHNFNVQNSSQSPVIKDFFLSITQGKFCVYFRPQESSFAFVSAIEVFLVDPLPLSSIPDNGPHVSPIGTKTNSYPGIHSKALQTIWRINVGGPMISQENDKLGGNWIPDDSYLYNPDTAKKVESTANLNYGYRGIVSEYTAPDSVYQTAKQMNINNSRLSNNFNITWRFNVSKNARHFIRVHFCDIVSPSPNVFKFFLYIDGTYSQEINPYSPYTDISQLATPFYFDFVVDPNDRGIMNISVGPKEEAGSERDAYLNGLEIMEIMEKSGTVPVENGHKKKHVMVVVGSVLGGLLLICILAVVLFFVLTYRKQKPGEFPLALDWSPLHVRGGGNSHGKVPEGTGGSPMPNVNLGLKIPLVEIQFATHNFDRKFVIGKGGFGNVYKGTLRNGMKVAVKRSEPGSGQGLPEFQTEITVLSKIRHRHLVSLIGYCDERYEMILVYDFMEKGTLRDHLYKSKSPCLSWIQRLEICIGAARGLHYLHEGSAGRIIHRDVKSTNILLDKNHVAKVADFGLSRLGTRDENHVSTAVKGTFGYLDPEYFRSQQLTDKSDVFSFGVVLFEVLCARPAINASLPREQVNLADWAMLCKNKGHLEEIVDPLIKVQISPNSLRKFAEIAEKCLRDDGDDRPTMRDVLWDLEYALQLQQTARTREPHEDSINDASSALPFPNVRRFPSYSVSMNEVDMPILRDQDTSISSESKVFSQLGIADAR from the exons ATGGCAAAGAATCAAACCATGAAAGTCCCCAAATCTTCATCCCCACTCATTTTTCTCCTCCATCTCTTGTCAGTTGGACTTACTTGTGCAGCATATAGTCTTCCAGACAGGTATTTCATCAACTGTGGTTCAGACACCGAAGTGACTTCTGGCAATCGGATATTCAGAGGGGACCGGGATTCAGATTCCATCTCCTTTTCAGAGCCGAGCTATCCTGTTAAAAACAGCAGCCAGTTACCTGATACATTAGCTCTCTATCAGACAGCAAGAGTTTTCAATCAATCATCTTACTACGAGTTCGATATCAGCAGTAACGGCACTTATCTAGTACGCCTTcatttctttgctttttcctCTGCAATCAATCTCTACAAAGCTGTTTTCAACGTTTCCACTTCCCATCCGTTTTTGTTGTTGCATAATTTTAATGTCCAAAACAGTAGCCAGTCTCCGGTAATAAAGGACTTCTTTCTTAGCATCACTCAAGGAAAATTCTGTGTCTACTTTAGGCCCCAAGAATCATCTTTCGCGTTTGTTAGTGCCATTGAAGTCTTCCTTGTGGACCCTTTACCTCTAAGTTCCATTCCTGATAATGGTCCACATGTTAGTCCTATAGGAACTAAGACTAATTCTTACCCGGGAATTCACTCAAAGGCTCTACAGACAATTTGGAGGATCAATGTTGGTGGCCCTATGATTTCGCAGGAGAATGACAAGCTAGGGGGGAACTGGATTCCTGATGATAGTTATCTGTACAATCCAGATACAGCAAAAAAAGTTGAGTCTACAGCTAATCTTAACTATGGCTATCGGGGAATAGTTAGTGAATACACTGCTCCGGATTCTGTTTACCAGACTGCAAAACAgatgaatataaataacagTAGGCTTTCTAATAACTTCAACATAACATGGCGATTTAACGTGAGTAAGAATGCTAGGCACTTTATTCGGGTTCATTTCTGTGACATTGTTAGCCCATCTCCgaatgttttcaaattttttctctATATCGATGGCACCTATTCGCAAGAAATCAACCCGTACAGCCCGTACACCGATATTTCACAGTTGGCAAcacctttttattttgatttcgtGGTTGATCCGAATGATCGTGGAATTATGAACATCAGTGTAGGCCCTAAAGAAGAGGCAGGGAGTGAGCGTGATGCATATTTGAATGGGCTTGAGATAATGGAGATTATGGAGAAATCGGGTACAGTTCCTGTGGAGAATGGACATAAGAAAAAGCATGTCATGGTAGTAGTTGGCTCAGTGCTTGGAGGTTTGCTTCTGATTTGCATATTGGCAGTTGTactgttttttgttttgacatACAGAAAGCAAAAGCCTGGTGAATTTCCTTTGGCTTTGGATTGGTCTCCATTACATGTACGTGGAGGAGGGAATTCTCATGGTAAGGTCCCTGAGGGAACTGGCGGCTCCCCAATGCCTAATGTAAACCTTGGATTAAAAATTCCTTTGGTAGAAATTCAGTTTGCGACGCACAATTTTGATAGAAAGTTTGTGATCGGCAAGGGAGGATTTGGGAATGTCTACAAAGGAACTCTCAGGAACGGCATGAAAGTTGCTGTAAAACGAAGCGAACCAGGCTCCGGCCAAGGCCTTCCAGAATTCCAAACTGAAATAACAGTCTTATCAAAAATTCGCCACCGCCATCTTGTTTCCTTAATTGGATATTGTGATGAACGGTATGAGATGATACTAGTGTATGATTTCATGGAAAAAGGGACTTTGAGGGATCAC CTATACAAGTCAAAGTCGCCCTGTTTGTCCTGGATACAGAGGCTTGAAATATGCATTGGTGCAGCAAGAGGTCTTCATTATCTACACGAAGGTTCAGCTGGCAGAATCATTCACCGTGATGTGAAGTCCACAAACATTTTGCTGGACAAAAATCATGTTGCCAAAGTTGCTGATTTTGGCCTTTCAAGATTGGGTACGCGTGATGAAAACCACGTCAGCACAGCTGTTAAAGGAACTTTTGGTTATCTTGATCCTGAGTACTTCCGGTCACAACAATTAACAGACAAATCTGATGTTTTCTCATTTGGTGTTGTCCTTTTCGAGGTTCTATGTGCAAGACCAGCCATCAATGCCTCACTCCCAAGAGAGCAAGTGAACCTGGCTGATTGGGCAATGCTTTGCAAGAACAAAGGGCATCTTGAGGAGATCGTAGATCCTTTGATAAAGGTTCAGATCAGTCCAAACTCATTGAGGAAATTTGCTGAGATAGCTGAGAAATGTTTGCGggatgatggtgatgacaGACCAACAATGCGCGATGTGTTGTGGGACTTGGAGTATGCATTACAGCTTCAACAAACTGCAAGGACAAGAGAGCCACATGAAGACAGTATAAACGATGCTTCATCTGCATTACCATTCCCTAATGTCAGGCGTTTTCCTTCATATAGCGTGTCGATGAACGAAGTTGATATGCCCATTTTGAGAGACCAGGACACTTCAATCTCATCCGAAAGCAAAGTCTTCTCTCAGCTGGGAATTGCAGATGCCAGGTAA